One region of Deinococcus seoulensis genomic DNA includes:
- a CDS encoding carbohydrate ABC transporter permease: MKGLSKDRLWSIAVLAPSIILIAVFVYGFIARSVYVSMTDWGNDPAQALALDPIIRWVGLANYQELFSGFLQGRFRQEMISTIFFTIFFILGCLGLGLGLALILDRNPKGEGLWRTIFLFPMSLSFIVTGTIWRWMLQPQGGLNQAPTLFGAQPGTFGWLSSSDAILKFDWNKLPLLTASVVGIVLIVMAVRAARSGDRTRTVVAAVCAAILIVWALLIGPNVKMLPAPELHGFNLALIGIIIAAVWQMSGYTMALYLAGLRGIPEELREAAKVDGANDLGLYRHVIFPLLAPISLSAMIVLGHISLKIFDLVYAMAGPDNVATSVPALNMYLTSFRQNQFSLGAAIGTILLILVAFVIVPYLASQFKQEDGHA; the protein is encoded by the coding sequence TTGAAAGGCCTGAGTAAAGATCGCCTGTGGTCCATTGCCGTCCTGGCCCCCAGCATCATATTGATCGCCGTGTTCGTGTACGGCTTCATTGCCCGCAGCGTGTACGTCAGCATGACCGACTGGGGCAACGACCCCGCGCAGGCACTGGCCCTGGACCCCATCATCCGCTGGGTGGGCCTCGCCAACTACCAGGAACTGTTCAGCGGGTTCCTGCAGGGCCGTTTCCGGCAGGAGATGATCAGCACCATCTTCTTCACGATCTTCTTCATCCTGGGCTGCCTGGGCCTGGGCCTGGGTCTGGCGCTGATCCTGGACCGCAACCCGAAAGGCGAGGGGCTGTGGCGCACCATCTTCCTGTTCCCCATGAGCCTGTCGTTCATCGTGACCGGCACCATCTGGCGCTGGATGCTGCAACCCCAGGGCGGCCTGAACCAGGCCCCCACGCTGTTCGGCGCTCAGCCGGGCACCTTCGGCTGGCTGAGCAGCAGTGACGCCATCCTGAAATTCGACTGGAACAAACTGCCGCTCCTGACCGCCAGCGTGGTCGGCATCGTCCTGATCGTCATGGCCGTGCGCGCTGCCCGCAGCGGCGACCGCACCCGCACGGTGGTCGCGGCCGTCTGCGCCGCCATCCTGATCGTCTGGGCGCTGCTGATCGGCCCGAACGTGAAGATGCTGCCCGCCCCGGAACTGCACGGCTTCAACCTCGCATTGATCGGCATCATCATCGCCGCCGTGTGGCAGATGAGCGGCTACACCATGGCCCTGTACCTCGCGGGCCTGCGCGGTATTCCGGAAGAACTCCGCGAGGCCGCGAAGGTAGACGGTGCCAACGACCTGGGCCTGTACCGGCACGTGATCTTCCCGCTGCTGGCACCCATCAGCCTGTCGGCGATGATCGTGCTGGGCCACATCAGCCTCAAGATCTTCGACCTGGTGTACGCCATGGCCGGCCCCGACAACGTCGCGACCAGCGTTCCGGCACTGAACATGTACCTCACCAGTTTCCGGCAGAACCAGTTCTCGCTGGGCGCCGCGATCGGCACCATCCTGCTGATCCTGGTGGCGTTCGTGATCGTTCCCTACCTCGCTTCCCAGTTCAAACAGGAGGATGGTCACGCATGA
- the nuoF gene encoding NADH-quinone oxidoreductase subunit NuoF codes for MTATAPTPPKPITSAKDPRFAPTLYAHVGQEGSWTLPYYRRNGGYEPVKRAFAMGPDAVIEEVKKSGLRGRGGAGFATGLKWSFMPLKDGKPHYIICNADESEPGSFKDRYLLSEDPHQLIEGMIIAAYAMRASVGYIYIRGEYVHAAERVWAAIHEAREAGLLGQNILGSGFDFQLFVHRGAGAYICGEETALMNSLEGLRANPRLKPPFPAAAGLYGLPTTINNVETFCAATQILRYGADWHAGMGTEKSKGMKLFQISGPVARPGVYELPLGTTFRELIYDWAGGPLEEMKAIIPGGSSCPMLPWTDAILDTPMDYESVAAAGSMLGTGGVTLIPKADCIVNATWNLVRFYGHESCGKCTPCREGISGWMTRMYQKLVTGRGQPGDVQLILDMSDNIGGRSFCALADACLGPVLSSIKHFREEYDALAGTQQPLYPARKRWRDA; via the coding sequence ATGACCGCCACCGCCCCCACGCCGCCCAAACCCATTACCAGCGCGAAGGACCCGCGTTTTGCGCCGACGCTGTACGCGCACGTCGGGCAGGAGGGCAGCTGGACGCTTCCTTACTACCGCCGGAACGGCGGGTACGAGCCGGTGAAACGCGCCTTCGCGATGGGGCCGGACGCCGTGATCGAGGAAGTGAAGAAGTCCGGCCTGCGCGGGCGCGGCGGCGCGGGCTTCGCGACCGGCCTGAAGTGGTCGTTCATGCCCCTGAAGGACGGCAAACCGCACTACATCATCTGCAACGCGGACGAGTCCGAACCCGGCAGCTTCAAGGACCGCTACCTGCTCTCCGAGGACCCGCACCAGCTGATCGAGGGCATGATCATCGCCGCGTACGCCATGCGCGCCAGTGTGGGCTACATCTACATTCGCGGGGAGTACGTGCACGCCGCCGAACGCGTCTGGGCCGCGATTCACGAGGCCCGCGAGGCCGGACTGCTCGGGCAGAACATCCTGGGCAGCGGCTTCGACTTCCAGCTGTTCGTGCACCGGGGCGCCGGGGCGTACATCTGCGGCGAGGAAACCGCACTCATGAACTCGCTGGAGGGCCTGCGCGCCAACCCGCGCCTCAAGCCCCCGTTCCCGGCGGCGGCGGGCCTGTACGGCCTGCCGACCACCATCAACAACGTGGAAACCTTCTGCGCCGCCACGCAGATCCTCCGGTACGGCGCGGACTGGCACGCGGGCATGGGCACCGAGAAGAGCAAAGGAATGAAACTCTTCCAGATCTCCGGCCCCGTCGCGCGGCCCGGCGTGTACGAACTGCCGCTGGGCACCACCTTCCGCGAACTCATCTACGACTGGGCCGGCGGCCCCCTCGAAGAGATGAAGGCCATCATTCCCGGCGGGAGCAGCTGCCCCATGCTGCCCTGGACCGACGCGATCCTCGACACGCCCATGGACTACGAATCCGTCGCGGCTGCGGGCAGCATGCTCGGCACCGGGGGCGTGACCCTGATCCCGAAGGCGGACTGCATCGTGAACGCCACCTGGAACCTCGTGCGCTTCTACGGCCACGAATCCTGCGGCAAGTGCACCCCCTGCCGCGAGGGCATCAGCGGCTGGATGACCCGCATGTACCAGAAACTCGTCACCGGACGCGGCCAGCCCGGCGACGTGCAGCTCATCCTGGACATGAGCGACAACATCGGCGGCCGCAGCTTCTGCGCGCTGGCCGACGCCTGCCTCGGCCCGGTCCTGAGCAGCATCAAACACTTCCGCGAGGAATACGACGCGCTGGCTGGCACCCAGCAGCCCCTGTACCCCGCGCGCAAACGCTGGCGGGACGCGTGA
- the nuoE gene encoding NADH-quinone oxidoreductase subunit NuoE, with protein MSYFAEKQPLVADIFSRYPDSPQGRRSALMPLLREVQDAEGFVSEARMAEIAALCGTTATEVRSVMSFYSTYHTLPTGKYHLQVCSTLMCALAGSDELWDHLVETLDVQPGEVSADGRFSVQKVECLGSCGTAPMMQINDDGYYENVGPSKCARILTSLRNDLQPLPDNPVPVTVGADGRQVLASGQAVGSSVTGLHRLPEQAGGEA; from the coding sequence TTGAGTTACTTCGCTGAGAAACAACCACTGGTGGCGGATATTTTCAGCCGTTACCCGGATTCGCCGCAGGGGCGGCGCAGCGCGCTGATGCCGCTGCTGCGCGAGGTGCAGGACGCCGAGGGGTTCGTGTCCGAAGCTCGCATGGCCGAGATCGCCGCGCTGTGCGGCACGACGGCGACCGAGGTGCGTTCGGTCATGAGCTTCTACTCGACGTACCACACGCTTCCCACGGGCAAATACCACCTGCAGGTGTGCAGCACGCTGATGTGCGCGCTGGCCGGGTCGGACGAGTTGTGGGATCACCTCGTGGAGACGCTGGACGTGCAGCCGGGCGAGGTCAGCGCGGACGGGCGCTTCAGCGTGCAGAAGGTCGAGTGCCTGGGCTCGTGCGGGACCGCGCCGATGATGCAGATCAACGACGACGGGTACTACGAGAACGTGGGGCCGTCGAAGTGCGCGCGGATTCTGACGTCGCTGCGAAACGATCTGCAACCGCTGCCGGACAACCCGGTACCGGTGACGGTGGGCGCGGACGGGCGGCAGGTGCTGGCGTCCGGGCAGGCGGTCGGGTCGAGCGTGACGGGCCTGCACCGCCTGCCGGAACAGGCCGGGGGTGAGGCATGA
- a CDS encoding NADH-quinone oxidoreductase subunit A — MLLVALGIGIVAVLASALLGPKKASRTKLMAYESGNDPERGGVGTGQRFPVHFYLVAMLFIIFDIETAFFYPLAVAYQKLIPFAFFEAITFVLLLLVGYVYVLKKKVLEWA; from the coding sequence ATGCTGCTCGTCGCGCTCGGCATCGGCATCGTCGCCGTCCTCGCCAGCGCCCTCCTCGGCCCCAAGAAGGCCAGCCGCACCAAACTCATGGCCTACGAAAGCGGCAACGACCCCGAACGCGGCGGCGTCGGCACCGGCCAGCGCTTCCCCGTCCACTTCTACCTCGTGGCCATGCTGTTCATCATCTTCGACATCGAAACCGCCTTCTTCTACCCCCTGGCCGTCGCCTACCAGAAACTCATCCCCTTCGCCTTCTTCGAAGCCATCACCTTCGTCCTGCTGCTGCTCGTCGGGTACGTGTACGTGCTGAAAAAGAAGGTGCTGGAATGGGCCTGA
- the nuoD gene encoding NADH dehydrogenase (quinone) subunit D — translation MHTQIMSLNVGPQHPSTHGVLRLVVDMDGEYVVKVTPHMGYLHTGFEKTFENRTYQQGVTYAPRTDYLHSFGHELAYVLSVEKLLGADVPERATTVRVILHELGRIHSHLVFVGTGLLDLGALTPFFYAFREKEALQDLFEAVCGYRMNQGYFRVGGLSRDIPDDWAPRVEKFLDQMERGVTEYTTLFAQNPIFLDRARGVGVIPPEVALDLGLTGPNLRASGVPLDHRKDNPYCGYETYDFNVITSPDGDSLARFNMRLLEFGESIKIVRQGLRRLKPGPVKDPNRKISLPPRHELETSMEAVIHHFKLVTEGFHPPLGEVYVPVESARGEVGYYIVSDGGSMPYRVKIRAPSFVNLQALEYACVGAQFADLITILATIDPVLGDVDR, via the coding sequence ATGCACACGCAGATCATGAGCCTGAACGTCGGGCCGCAGCACCCCAGTACGCACGGCGTGCTGCGGCTGGTCGTGGACATGGACGGCGAGTACGTCGTGAAGGTCACCCCGCACATGGGGTACCTGCACACCGGCTTCGAGAAGACCTTCGAGAACCGCACGTACCAGCAGGGCGTCACGTATGCGCCCCGCACCGACTACCTGCACTCCTTCGGCCACGAACTCGCGTACGTCCTGAGCGTCGAGAAACTCCTCGGGGCGGACGTGCCCGAACGGGCCACCACCGTGCGCGTCATCCTGCACGAACTCGGGCGCATCCACAGCCACCTCGTGTTCGTCGGCACCGGCCTGCTCGACCTGGGCGCCCTGACGCCGTTCTTCTACGCCTTCCGCGAGAAGGAAGCCCTGCAGGACCTGTTCGAGGCCGTGTGCGGCTACCGCATGAACCAGGGGTACTTCCGCGTGGGCGGCCTCAGCCGCGACATTCCCGACGACTGGGCACCCCGCGTCGAGAAATTCCTGGATCAGATGGAACGCGGCGTCACCGAGTACACCACCCTGTTCGCGCAGAACCCCATCTTCCTCGACCGCGCCAGGGGGGTTGGCGTCATCCCGCCCGAGGTCGCCCTCGACCTGGGCCTCACCGGACCCAACCTGCGCGCCAGCGGCGTACCCCTCGACCACCGCAAGGACAACCCCTACTGCGGCTACGAAACCTACGACTTCAACGTCATCACCAGCCCCGACGGCGACAGTCTGGCGCGCTTCAACATGCGCCTCCTCGAATTCGGCGAGAGCATCAAGATCGTCCGCCAGGGCCTCAGGCGCCTCAAACCCGGCCCGGTCAAGGACCCCAACCGCAAGATCAGCCTCCCCCCCCGCCACGAACTCGAAACGAGCATGGAAGCGGTCATCCACCACTTCAAACTCGTCACGGAAGGCTTCCACCCACCGCTGGGCGAAGTGTACGTGCCCGTCGAGAGTGCGCGCGGCGAGGTCGGGTACTACATCGTCAGCGATGGCGGCAGCATGCCCTACCGCGTGAAGATCCGCGCCCCCAGCTTCGTGAACCTCCAGGCGCTGGAGTACGCCTGCGTCGGCGCGCAGTTCGCTGACCTCATCACGATCCTCGCCACCATTGACCCCGTGCTGGGCGACGTGGACCGGTGA
- a CDS encoding NuoB/complex I 20 kDa subunit family protein, producing MPLKELFEKDWQELESEGILFSSLEKLVAWGRSNSLWPATFGLACCAIEMMSSTDGRNDLARFGSEVFRASPRQADVMIVAGRLSKKMAPVMRRVYDQMPDPKWVISMGACASSGGMFNNYAIVQNVDSVVPVDIFVPGCPPRPEALIYAVMQLQKKVRGEAFDQLGHQLPMVDAWTR from the coding sequence ATGCCACTGAAGGAACTGTTCGAGAAGGACTGGCAGGAGCTGGAGTCCGAGGGGATTCTGTTTTCCAGCCTGGAGAAGCTGGTCGCGTGGGGGCGCAGTAACAGTCTGTGGCCCGCGACGTTCGGGCTGGCGTGCTGCGCGATCGAGATGATGAGCAGCACCGACGGCCGCAACGACCTGGCGCGTTTCGGCAGCGAGGTATTCCGCGCCTCGCCCCGGCAGGCGGACGTGATGATCGTCGCCGGGCGCCTGAGCAAGAAGATGGCGCCGGTCATGCGCCGCGTGTACGACCAGATGCCCGACCCGAAATGGGTGATCAGCATGGGCGCCTGCGCCAGCAGCGGGGGCATGTTCAACAACTACGCGATCGTGCAGAACGTGGACAGCGTGGTCCCGGTGGACATCTTCGTGCCCGGCTGCCCCCCGCGCCCGGAGGCGCTGATCTACGCCGTGATGCAGTTGCAGAAGAAGGTGCGCGGCGAGGCCTTCGACCAGTTGGGCCATCAGCTGCCCATGGTGGACGCATGGACCCGCTGA
- a CDS encoding NADH-quinone oxidoreductase subunit C translates to MDPLKPADARPMGREGVAQSSTSAAPAVTPAAAPAPAPAAPSRNVTSRDVTGLIAELGLTEDHAAEPTALVTPGDLLRAAQALKDHGFMLMDTVGIDYSTYTEARPKRFAVLHNIYHPRDHRRVFLRVWLDDGEALPSLYPIWRAANYLEREVYDLMGVSFTGHPDLRKVLTPDDLEGHPLRKDFPLGETPTLFRDGRFLDPAAFRAGLTGQSSGLTGYRGELRRGRGEDRTPPVMPEGGPK, encoded by the coding sequence ATGGACCCGCTGAAACCCGCAGACGCCAGACCGATGGGCCGCGAGGGCGTCGCGCAGTCCAGCACCAGCGCCGCGCCGGCCGTCACGCCCGCAGCCGCACCTGCACCCGCTCCGGCCGCGCCCAGCCGCAACGTGACGAGCCGCGACGTGACGGGCCTGATCGCCGAGCTGGGCCTGACCGAGGACCACGCCGCCGAACCCACTGCCCTGGTCACGCCCGGCGACCTGCTGCGCGCCGCGCAGGCCCTCAAGGACCACGGGTTCATGCTGATGGACACCGTCGGCATCGACTACAGCACGTACACCGAAGCCCGACCGAAACGCTTCGCGGTGCTGCACAACATCTACCACCCGCGCGACCACCGCAGGGTGTTCCTGCGCGTCTGGCTCGACGACGGCGAGGCGCTGCCCAGCCTGTACCCCATCTGGCGCGCCGCGAACTACCTGGAACGCGAGGTGTACGACCTGATGGGCGTGTCCTTCACCGGGCACCCCGACCTGCGCAAGGTCCTCACGCCCGACGACCTGGAGGGCCACCCGCTGCGCAAGGACTTCCCGCTGGGCGAGACACCCACCCTGTTCCGCGACGGCCGGTTCCTGGACCCCGCCGCCTTCCGCGCCGGACTGACCGGACAGAGCAGCGGCCTCACCGGGTACCGCGGCGAACTGCGCCGGGGCCGCGGCGAGGACCGCACCCCGCCCGTCATGCCGGAAGGAGGGCCGAAGTGA
- a CDS encoding ATP-binding protein, which translates to MTTPETLHVFVVAADPGRALQLTPLLPRAVVKHIPDAESLLRESHVIIPDVALLYTSTPGVPLHQVLPMLRQRAELSGTQWLGVGTQGLGELLAAGADALISDATPPEAMALQVRTMLARAQQHREALTRVASLQRRMDTWEHEERVRDQLVHMLVHDLKNPIAAVMGLIEIVQDDPRVPEDNRELLKVAHDETQHLLHLAANMLDVRKIQAGKMNLKRELMFTPMFREVIEQARGDVGSGLRDRHVRVDIEADMSPASADPEILRRVLANLISNALKHTTTGGVITIMAKSIPEGVQVMVRDDGEGIPADDIPNLFAAFEQSRLTLHGRFDTGMGLAFCKLAVEEHGGTIRVESERGKGASFIFTVPSAQDNDDDDFVELV; encoded by the coding sequence ATGACGACTCCCGAGACTCTCCATGTGTTTGTCGTCGCTGCTGATCCGGGCCGCGCGCTGCAACTGACGCCGCTGCTGCCCCGCGCGGTCGTCAAGCACATCCCGGACGCGGAAAGCCTGCTGCGCGAATCGCACGTCATCATTCCCGACGTGGCGCTGCTGTACACCAGCACGCCCGGCGTGCCCCTGCATCAGGTGCTGCCCATGCTGCGCCAGCGCGCCGAACTGAGCGGCACGCAGTGGCTGGGCGTGGGCACCCAGGGCCTGGGCGAACTGCTGGCCGCCGGAGCGGACGCCCTGATCAGCGACGCCACCCCGCCCGAGGCGATGGCCCTGCAGGTACGGACCATGCTGGCCCGCGCGCAGCAGCACCGCGAGGCCCTGACGCGCGTGGCGAGCCTGCAACGCCGCATGGACACCTGGGAGCACGAGGAACGCGTGCGCGACCAGCTGGTGCACATGCTGGTCCACGACCTGAAAAACCCCATCGCGGCCGTGATGGGCCTGATCGAGATTGTGCAGGACGACCCGCGCGTCCCCGAGGACAACCGCGAACTGCTGAAAGTCGCGCACGACGAGACGCAGCACCTGCTGCACCTCGCGGCGAACATGCTGGACGTCCGCAAGATCCAGGCCGGGAAGATGAACCTGAAACGCGAACTGATGTTCACGCCCATGTTCCGCGAGGTGATCGAACAGGCGCGCGGCGACGTGGGCAGCGGCCTGCGCGACCGGCACGTGCGCGTGGACATCGAGGCCGACATGAGCCCCGCCAGCGCCGACCCGGAAATCCTGCGCCGCGTCCTGGCGAACCTGATCAGCAACGCCCTGAAGCACACCACCACGGGCGGCGTGATCACCATCATGGCCAAAAGCATCCCGGAGGGCGTGCAGGTCATGGTCCGCGACGACGGCGAGGGCATCCCGGCCGACGACATCCCCAACCTGTTCGCGGCGTTCGAGCAGTCCCGCCTGACCCTGCACGGCCGCTTCGATACCGGCATGGGACTGGCGTTCTGCAAACTGGCGGTCGAGGAGCACGGCGGCACCATCCGCGTGGAATCCGAACGCGGCAAGGGCGCGTCGTTCATCTTCACGGTGCCGTCCGCGCAGGATAACGACGACGACGACTTTGTGGAACTGGTGTAG
- a CDS encoding carbohydrate ABC transporter permease translates to MTSAPAKAAPAPTTPRKPIQPGRILMYALLVVAALFFLIPVYLLFATALKSPDAINLATTWHWPAALNWASFSEAWGKIGGNMLNSLFLAVVATLLSAMLGSLNGYALSKWKFRGANTLFALMLFGMFIPYQAVLIPLFQFIKSIGLYGSIWGLILAHVVYGIPITTLIFRNFYADVPDALVEAATIDGAGFWSIYRLVIFPISIPGFVVVIIWQFTQVWNEFLFAATLTNTTSQPVTYALSQLAGGQAVSWNLPMAGAILAALPTLLVYILLGRYFVRGLLAGSVKG, encoded by the coding sequence ATGACCAGCGCCCCCGCCAAGGCCGCCCCGGCCCCCACCACCCCCCGCAAACCCATCCAGCCCGGCCGGATTCTCATGTACGCCCTGCTGGTCGTGGCGGCACTGTTCTTCCTGATCCCGGTGTACCTGCTGTTCGCCACCGCCCTGAAAAGCCCGGACGCCATCAACCTCGCCACCACCTGGCACTGGCCGGCCGCGCTGAACTGGGCCAGTTTCAGTGAGGCGTGGGGCAAGATCGGCGGGAACATGCTCAACAGCCTGTTCCTGGCCGTGGTCGCCACGCTGCTGAGCGCCATGCTGGGCAGCCTGAACGGCTACGCCCTGAGCAAGTGGAAGTTCCGTGGGGCGAACACCCTGTTCGCGCTGATGCTGTTCGGGATGTTCATTCCGTACCAGGCAGTGCTGATCCCGCTGTTCCAGTTCATCAAGTCCATCGGCCTGTACGGCAGCATCTGGGGTCTGATCCTGGCGCACGTGGTGTACGGCATTCCGATCACCACGCTGATCTTCCGGAACTTCTACGCCGACGTGCCCGACGCGCTCGTCGAGGCCGCCACCATCGACGGCGCGGGCTTCTGGAGCATCTACCGCCTCGTGATCTTCCCGATCAGCATCCCCGGTTTCGTGGTCGTGATCATCTGGCAGTTCACGCAGGTCTGGAACGAGTTCCTGTTCGCCGCCACCCTGACCAACACGACCAGCCAGCCCGTCACGTACGCCCTGTCGCAACTGGCGGGCGGTCAGGCAGTCAGCTGGAACCTGCCGATGGCCGGCGCGATCCTGGCGGCGCTGCCCACCCTGCTGGTGTACATCCTGCTGGGCCGGTACTTCGTGCGCGGCCTGCTGGCCGGGTCCGTCAAGGGCTGA